A genomic segment from Cyprinus carpio isolate SPL01 chromosome A22, ASM1834038v1, whole genome shotgun sequence encodes:
- the LOC109112531 gene encoding major histocompatibility complex class I-related gene protein-like codes for MHGFLSIMKLIIFFICVLFVYSERHTFTITYTEINGQTIARIPKVSAVATLDGLQIDYYDSVRKKLIPKPNWMTIESRNIWKDYTEIREQVRQINKINITVLMQQLNQSHSVHVYQRMYGCVWDYKTNDSDGFDQHGYDGEDFITLDLKKLRYNSPVPQGIPIVQKWNNDSQQLQLLKQYCEQDRIDWIKYFLELGKDALERKEKVSPLVSLVQKNSSSPVVCHATGFYPSEVNITWLRNGEEHYEDVELGELLPNEDRTFQKTSTLHIHPDEWKKHQYVCVVEHKTGPIQKNLTEDEIRSNKSKLIVRYSVYNVPIMHCEGRANE; via the exons ATGCATGGATTTTTGTCCATAATGAAGCTCATCATTTTCTTCATCTGCGTACTTTTCGTTTACTCAG AGAGGCACACCTTCACCATAACTTACACTGAAATAAATGGACAGACGATTGCAAGAATTCCAAAGGTTTCTGCTGTAGCTACACTGGATGGACTGCAGATTGATTATTATGATAGTGTGAGAAAGAAGCTGATTCCCAAACCGAACTGGATGACAATTGAATCCAGAAACATATGGAAAGATTACACTGAGATCAGAGAACAAGTGCGGCAGATCAACAAAATTAACATTACTGTTCTAATGCAGCAGTTAAATCAGTCACATA GTGTTCATGTGTATCAGAGGATGTATGGATGTGTTTGGGATTATAAGACTAATGATTCAGATGGATTTGATCAGCATGGTTATGATGGAGAAGATTTTATCACACTGGACCTGAAGAAGCTCAGATACAACTCACCTGTACCGCAGGGAATCCCCATAGTGCAGAAGTGGAACAATGATAGTCAACAACTACAATTACTGAAACAATACTGCGAACAAGATCGCATTGACTGGATAAAATATTTCTTGGAATTAGGGAAAGATGCTTTAGAGAGAAAAG aaaaagtgtcTCCTTTAGTGTCTCTGGTACAGAAGAATTCCTCCTCTCCGGTAGTGTGTCATGCCACAGGTTTCTACCCATCAGAAGTGAATATCACCTGGTTAAGAAATGGAGAGGAGCACTATGAGGATGTGGAGCTTGGAGAGCTACTACCAAATGAGGATAGAACCTTCCAGAAGACATCTACCCTTCATATTCATCCAGACGAGTGGAAGAAGCACCAGTATGTTTGTGTGGTGGAGCACAAGACAGGGCCCATCCAGAAGAATCTGACTGAGGACGAGATCAGGAGTAACAAAAGTAAGTTAATAGTGCggtatagtgtttataatgt